A DNA window from Moorella thermoacetica contains the following coding sequences:
- a CDS encoding AAA family ATPase — MDLFEQAGQEARQAGAPLAVRMRPRTLDEFVGQEKIIGPGTLLRRAIESDSLTSIILWGPPGSGKTTLARIIATMTRAHFEALNAVLDGINDIRRVIAAAREREKYYQQKTVIFVDEIHRWAKNIQDALLPCVEEGLLILIGATIENPMFTVNAAIRSRSRIFRLEALSDAAILTLLRRALADAERGLGKFNVQADPEALEHLARVANGDARVALNALEFAVLTTAPDTSGRRHLTLEVAEEAIQQRAVLYDRDGDQHYDCVSAWIKSMRGSDPDAALYWLARMIYAGEDPAFLARRLMIHAAEDVGLADPQALVVASSAAQAVERVGLPEGRIILAEATLYIALAPKSNSVIKAIDAALAAVEKETAGPVPVHLRDANYRGAATLGHGRGYKYPHDYPGGWVEQQYLPDNLRGKVFYHPSDYGREGQMKAAWQQRTGRRG; from the coding sequence ATGGATCTCTTTGAACAGGCCGGCCAGGAAGCCCGGCAGGCCGGGGCTCCCCTGGCCGTACGGATGCGGCCGCGCACCCTGGACGAGTTTGTCGGCCAGGAAAAAATAATCGGCCCCGGCACTCTGCTGCGCCGGGCCATCGAGAGCGACAGCCTGACTTCGATTATCCTCTGGGGCCCGCCCGGCAGCGGCAAAACTACCCTGGCCCGGATTATCGCCACCATGACCCGCGCCCATTTTGAGGCCCTAAATGCGGTACTGGACGGCATCAACGACATCCGCCGGGTCATCGCCGCTGCCCGGGAGCGGGAGAAATACTACCAGCAAAAGACAGTCATCTTCGTCGACGAGATCCACCGCTGGGCCAAGAACATCCAGGACGCCCTGCTCCCTTGCGTTGAAGAAGGATTGCTCATTCTCATCGGTGCTACCATTGAAAACCCCATGTTCACCGTCAACGCCGCCATCCGTTCCCGCTCCCGCATCTTTCGCCTGGAGGCTTTATCAGATGCAGCCATCCTCACCCTCCTCCGGCGGGCCCTGGCGGACGCGGAACGGGGTTTGGGTAAATTCAACGTCCAGGCCGACCCGGAGGCCCTGGAGCACCTGGCCCGGGTGGCCAATGGCGACGCCCGGGTGGCTTTAAACGCCCTGGAATTTGCCGTCCTCACCACGGCCCCGGATACATCCGGCCGGCGCCACCTGACCCTGGAGGTGGCCGAAGAAGCCATCCAGCAACGGGCCGTTCTCTACGACCGCGACGGGGACCAGCACTACGACTGCGTCTCGGCCTGGATAAAGAGCATGCGCGGTTCCGATCCCGACGCCGCCCTCTACTGGCTGGCACGGATGATCTACGCCGGCGAAGACCCCGCCTTCCTGGCCCGCCGGCTGATGATCCATGCTGCCGAGGATGTCGGCCTGGCCGATCCCCAGGCCCTGGTGGTGGCCAGTTCCGCCGCCCAGGCCGTGGAACGGGTGGGCCTGCCGGAGGGACGGATCATCCTGGCCGAAGCCACCCTCTACATCGCCCTGGCTCCCAAAAGCAATTCGGTGATAAAAGCCATCGACGCCGCCCTGGCGGCGGTGGAAAAGGAAACGGCCGGCCCGGTGCCCGTCCACCTGCGGGACGCCAATTACCGGGGCGCGGCCACCCTGGGACACGGCCGTGGTTATAAATACCCCCACGACTACCCGGGGGGCTGGGTAGAGCAGCAGTACCTCCCGGACAACCTCCGGGGCAAGGTCTTCTACCACCCCAGCGACTACGGCCGGGAAGGGCAAATGAAAGCCGCCTGGCAGCAGCGCACCGGGCGGCGGGGATAG
- a CDS encoding glycosyltransferase family 4 protein has protein sequence MSAKKVALLTTNFFHPSSERIIMGGAERYQVDLCRLLKELGYYVEVWQIGSGWTREFDGVRIRSIPVTKSEYNTFPDLATAFYENSMAFDYALYFILTLAYPIAREKSIAISHGVFWDWPGFDLMAGKPEDRQEWLRRLSIALAGPQKLVSVDTNTINYFNATLAGFYHKWEYIPNYVDTDLFSPPAEEPAGDDTVRVLFPRRLVPVRGINETMRAAEKLTSRYPWIEFHFCGRGHDDNAERLMNQWAGNRERCFYYWKPLEMMPEIYRQADIVLIPSRSTEGTSLAALEAMACGKPVIAGLAGGLSDIILHGYNGYLIKPTVENLVAAIEELARDEGKRKLMGRRAREVALTFNRKIWAERWARVLEEVFR, from the coding sequence ATGAGCGCTAAAAAGGTGGCCCTGTTGACGACCAATTTCTTTCACCCATCCAGTGAGAGAATTATCATGGGCGGTGCCGAGCGTTACCAGGTCGACCTCTGCCGCCTGTTAAAGGAACTTGGCTATTATGTCGAGGTCTGGCAGATCGGTAGCGGCTGGACGCGGGAGTTTGATGGGGTGCGTATTCGCAGCATCCCCGTGACCAAAAGCGAGTATAATACCTTTCCCGACCTGGCTACCGCTTTTTACGAAAACTCCATGGCCTTTGATTATGCCCTTTACTTTATCCTCACCCTGGCCTATCCGATAGCCCGGGAGAAAAGCATTGCCATCAGCCACGGGGTTTTCTGGGATTGGCCGGGGTTTGACCTCATGGCCGGGAAGCCGGAGGACCGCCAGGAATGGCTACGACGCCTGAGTATTGCCCTGGCCGGACCGCAGAAACTGGTATCCGTCGATACCAATACCATTAACTATTTCAACGCTACCCTGGCCGGCTTTTATCATAAATGGGAGTACATCCCCAACTATGTTGATACTGACCTCTTTAGCCCGCCGGCAGAAGAGCCAGCTGGCGACGATACCGTCCGTGTTCTTTTTCCCCGCCGCCTGGTCCCGGTACGGGGCATCAACGAAACCATGAGGGCGGCGGAAAAACTGACCTCCCGCTACCCCTGGATTGAGTTTCACTTCTGCGGCCGCGGTCATGATGATAACGCCGAGAGGCTCATGAACCAATGGGCCGGTAACCGGGAGCGCTGTTTCTATTACTGGAAGCCCCTGGAGATGATGCCAGAGATCTACCGGCAGGCCGATATTGTCCTGATTCCCTCCCGCTCAACAGAAGGTACCAGCCTGGCCGCCCTGGAGGCCATGGCCTGCGGGAAGCCGGTAATTGCCGGCCTGGCGGGCGGTTTGAGCGACATTATCCTGCACGGCTACAACGGTTATCTTATTAAGCCGACAGTAGAAAACCTGGTGGCGGCCATTGAGGAATTGGCCCGGGATGAAGGTAAGAGGAAGCTCATGGGCCGGCGGGCTCGGGAAGTGGCCTTAACCTTTAACCGGAAAATATGGGCTGAGCGCTGGGCCAGGGTTCTGGAGGAGGTATTTCGCTAA
- a CDS encoding glycosyltransferase yields the protein MPKLTAMMIVRNEADRYLERCLKSLSAYADEIVILDDASTDATPELCASFPSVKLYRRETSLFLIDESRLRQELWDYTAATNPEWILALDADELLEDRAARELPYLLQQDLFPAVGFRLFDCWGGEEYYRVDGLWSPWLRGFSIYLVKYQPHLPAAWPEQAFHCGRLPLAYRRLPYLESDLRIKHLGWANPAEIRWKYKRAVGRDPTFKYQPREHYESILWPPEKIQLEKWR from the coding sequence ATGCCCAAACTCACTGCCATGATGATCGTCCGCAATGAAGCGGACCGTTATTTAGAGCGCTGCCTGAAGTCTTTATCCGCTTATGCTGACGAAATCGTCATCCTGGACGATGCCTCTACCGACGCCACCCCGGAGCTATGCGCGAGTTTCCCGTCGGTGAAGCTCTACCGCCGGGAAACCTCCCTTTTTCTAATCGATGAATCCCGGCTGCGTCAGGAGCTCTGGGATTATACCGCCGCTACCAACCCGGAGTGGATCCTCGCCCTGGATGCCGACGAGTTGCTGGAAGACCGGGCGGCCCGCGAACTACCCTATCTATTGCAACAGGACCTTTTTCCCGCCGTCGGCTTTCGCCTGTTTGACTGCTGGGGTGGAGAAGAGTATTACCGGGTGGACGGCCTATGGAGCCCCTGGCTGCGGGGCTTCTCTATCTATCTGGTTAAATACCAGCCCCACTTACCGGCGGCCTGGCCGGAGCAGGCCTTTCACTGTGGCCGCCTGCCCCTGGCCTACCGCCGCCTGCCCTACCTGGAGAGCGATTTGCGCATCAAACACCTGGGGTGGGCCAACCCGGCGGAGATCCGGTGGAAATATAAGCGCGCCGTCGGCCGGGACCCCACCTTTAAGTATCAACCCCGGGAACACTACGAAAGCATCCTCTGGCCCCCTGAAAAAATTCAGCTCGAAAAATGGCGGTAG
- a CDS encoding glycosyltransferase family 4 protein, which translates to MEREIAIFTPNLLDWEGKKPVIGGLERYIRALAELLTDMGYAVSFHQNAHRDFQITYLGWPVYGYQADPQHLNVTIERIEKSVPGRVLYSSILQQVYYRPGSICISHGVWWELPGSSPALARAAYENHVAAALFQASLIISCDYNFLNVARAIYPDLAGRKIQVIPNFVDLERFYPREGSSRKGIRVLYPRRLSRERGFDLLQAVIPSLLAAYPELEFQFAIDTNTPRYLEAFHAWRQGEAHNERLLYCHPDFDAMPGVYADADIVVIPTIYSEGTSFSCLEAMAMGKAIIATNVGGLTNLIIDNYNGLLIHPTAEYLAQALRFLIEHPRERARLGKNAAATARVFDRKLWEARWRQFINKVYPLG; encoded by the coding sequence TTGGAAAGGGAGATAGCGATTTTCACCCCCAACCTGTTAGACTGGGAGGGGAAGAAACCGGTAATCGGCGGCCTGGAAAGGTATATCCGCGCCCTGGCCGAACTCCTGACAGATATGGGCTATGCGGTATCCTTTCACCAGAACGCACACCGGGATTTCCAGATTACTTACCTGGGGTGGCCGGTATACGGCTACCAGGCCGATCCCCAGCATTTAAATGTAACCATAGAGCGTATAGAGAAAAGCGTCCCCGGGAGGGTTTTATATTCCTCCATCCTGCAGCAGGTCTATTACCGCCCCGGCTCTATCTGCATCTCCCACGGCGTCTGGTGGGAACTGCCGGGATCCAGCCCTGCTCTGGCCCGGGCTGCCTATGAAAACCACGTAGCCGCCGCCCTTTTCCAGGCCAGCTTGATAATATCCTGCGACTATAATTTCCTGAATGTCGCCCGGGCCATCTATCCCGACCTGGCCGGCCGCAAGATCCAGGTGATCCCTAACTTTGTCGACCTGGAGCGTTTTTACCCTCGGGAGGGTAGCAGCAGGAAAGGGATACGCGTCCTTTACCCGCGCCGTCTGTCCCGCGAAAGGGGTTTTGACCTTTTGCAGGCAGTTATCCCGTCTTTACTGGCTGCCTACCCCGAGCTGGAGTTCCAGTTCGCCATCGACACCAATACCCCCCGCTACCTGGAGGCTTTCCACGCCTGGCGGCAGGGGGAAGCCCACAACGAGCGCCTTCTTTACTGTCATCCCGATTTTGATGCCATGCCCGGCGTTTACGCTGATGCGGACATAGTTGTCATTCCGACTATTTATTCCGAGGGCACCAGCTTCTCCTGCCTGGAGGCCATGGCCATGGGCAAAGCCATCATTGCCACCAATGTCGGCGGCCTGACCAACCTTATTATCGATAATTATAACGGCCTGCTTATCCATCCCACCGCGGAATACCTGGCCCAGGCCCTCCGCTTTTTAATCGAACACCCGCGGGAACGTGCCCGCCTGGGCAAAAACGCCGCGGCCACCGCTCGGGTCTTTGACCGGAAGCTCTGGGAAGCCCGCTGGCGCCAGTTTATCAACAAGGTCTATCCCTTGGGGTAG
- the thiS gene encoding sulfur carrier protein ThiS, producing the protein MKVLLNGREEDVPTSVTIEQLLNSKKITPGAVIVVVNSEVVKRELWPDFVIKEQDQVEVIRIVGGG; encoded by the coding sequence ATGAAAGTCCTTTTAAACGGAAGGGAGGAAGACGTGCCCACCAGCGTAACTATAGAGCAATTGCTAAACTCTAAAAAAATAACTCCCGGGGCCGTCATAGTAGTCGTAAACTCCGAGGTGGTAAAGAGGGAGCTATGGCCTGATTTTGTGATCAAAGAACAGGACCAGGTGGAAGTAATTAGAATCGTTGGAGGAGGATAA
- a CDS encoding thiazole synthase: MADELIIGDKALTSRLFIGTGKFASHEIMGQAVSQSGAQVVTVALRRVDLDNPQESELKFIPAGCVLMPNTSGARTAEEAVKIARIARAAGCGNWVKIEVVTDQRYLLPDNYETVKATEILAKEGFVVLPYMNPDLMVAKRLKEAGAAAIMPLGAPIGSNRGLKTREMIRILIEEIDLPIIVDAGIGKPSEAMEAMEMGAAAVLVNTAIATARDPVAMARAFSMAVEAGRMAYLAGLAPTREYAEASSPLTGFLV, from the coding sequence TTGGCGGATGAATTGATTATCGGCGATAAGGCCTTAACAAGCAGGCTGTTTATCGGCACCGGCAAATTTGCCAGCCACGAGATAATGGGACAGGCCGTGAGTCAATCAGGCGCCCAGGTGGTCACCGTGGCCTTAAGGAGGGTAGACCTCGACAATCCCCAGGAAAGCGAGCTCAAATTCATCCCCGCAGGCTGCGTCTTGATGCCCAACACCTCCGGCGCCAGGACCGCCGAGGAAGCGGTAAAAATAGCCAGGATCGCCAGGGCCGCCGGCTGCGGCAACTGGGTCAAGATAGAAGTGGTGACCGATCAGCGCTACCTTCTGCCGGACAACTATGAGACCGTGAAAGCCACCGAGATCCTCGCCAAGGAAGGCTTTGTGGTGCTTCCCTACATGAACCCCGATTTGATGGTAGCCAAACGCTTAAAGGAAGCCGGCGCGGCGGCCATAATGCCCCTGGGAGCTCCCATAGGTTCCAACCGGGGCCTCAAGACCAGGGAGATGATCCGGATTTTAATAGAAGAGATCGACCTGCCGATTATAGTAGACGCCGGCATAGGCAAACCATCCGAGGCGATGGAGGCTATGGAGATGGGCGCAGCGGCGGTGCTGGTAAATACGGCTATTGCCACCGCCAGGGACCCCGTCGCCATGGCCCGGGCCTTCAGTATGGCGGTAGAGGCCGGCAGGATGGCCTACCTGGCAGGACTTGCTCCTACCAGGGAGTATGCCGAGGCTTCGTCGCCATTGACGGGATTTTTGGTTTAG
- the thiH gene encoding 2-iminoacetate synthase ThiH, giving the protein MGFYDVYKQYEGFDFEGFFQSRTPDDVRKALAKEHLEVTDYLTLLSPAAGNFLEEMAQKAHRITLRNFGRVIFLFTPLYLSDYCVNQCAYCSFNARNKFARTKLTLEQVEEEARAIAQTGMKDILILTGESRQHNPVSYIKDCVGVLKKYFCSICIEVYPLEEEEYRELVAAGVDGLTMFQEVYDPGVYARYHNGPKKNYHYRLDAPERSCRAGMRTVGVGALLGLADWRKEAFFTGLHADYLQQKFWDVQVSISLPRFRPSIGGFQPDYPVDDKSFVQILLAHRLFLPRVGITISTRESPEFRDNILPLGVTKISAGSSVTVGGYARPDGMAPQFEISDPRSVAEIKQMLIQKGYQPVFEDWQQWDSLEKQLYNF; this is encoded by the coding sequence ATGGGTTTTTACGACGTCTACAAGCAGTATGAGGGGTTTGATTTCGAAGGCTTTTTCCAGAGTAGGACCCCTGACGACGTCAGGAAGGCCCTGGCAAAGGAGCACCTCGAGGTAACCGATTACCTGACCCTTCTATCGCCCGCGGCAGGAAATTTCCTGGAGGAAATGGCCCAAAAAGCCCACCGTATAACCCTGAGGAATTTCGGCCGGGTCATATTTCTCTTTACACCGTTATACCTGTCCGACTACTGCGTGAACCAGTGCGCCTACTGCAGTTTCAATGCCCGGAATAAATTTGCCCGGACCAAGCTCACCTTAGAGCAGGTCGAAGAAGAAGCCAGGGCCATAGCCCAAACAGGAATGAAAGATATCCTCATCCTGACGGGAGAATCGCGCCAGCACAATCCGGTGTCGTATATAAAGGACTGCGTCGGTGTTTTAAAGAAGTATTTCTGCAGTATTTGCATAGAAGTCTATCCCCTGGAAGAAGAGGAGTACCGGGAGCTGGTAGCAGCCGGGGTGGATGGCCTCACCATGTTTCAGGAAGTCTATGACCCCGGAGTCTACGCCAGGTACCATAACGGTCCCAAGAAAAATTACCATTACCGGCTGGACGCCCCGGAAAGGAGCTGCCGGGCGGGTATGCGGACCGTGGGTGTCGGGGCCCTGCTGGGCCTGGCCGACTGGCGGAAGGAGGCCTTCTTCACCGGACTGCACGCCGATTATTTGCAGCAAAAGTTCTGGGATGTGCAGGTCAGTATCTCTTTGCCCAGATTTCGCCCTAGTATCGGCGGCTTTCAACCCGACTACCCGGTGGACGACAAGAGCTTCGTCCAGATCCTCCTGGCCCACAGGCTGTTTTTACCCCGGGTCGGCATAACCATTTCCACCAGGGAAAGCCCCGAGTTCCGGGACAACATCCTACCCCTGGGTGTCACGAAAATATCGGCCGGTTCTTCCGTTACGGTGGGAGGCTATGCCCGTCCTGACGGCATGGCACCCCAGTTTGAAATATCCGACCCGCGTAGTGTAGCGGAAATAAAACAAATGCTAATCCAGAAGGGCTACCAGCCGGTTTTCGAAGACTGGCAGCAGTGGGATAGCCTGGAGAAACAGCTATATAATTTCTAG
- a CDS encoding thioredoxin domain-containing protein: MPDLRRPNRLIHEKSPYLLQHAYNPVDWYPWGEEAFARAKREDKPVFLSIGYSTCHWCHVMARESFNDEEVAALLNDSFIAIKVDREERPDIDQVYMAACQALTGSGGWPLTVFLTPEKRPFYAGTYFPKHNRYGRPGLVELLKLIREKWATHREELEESGAELIQHVAGQFAPTPPGEPGAQVLEKGWQQLRAGFDPLYGGFSEAPKFPSPHQLLFLLRYWKRYDEAGALAMVEKTLQAMYCGGIYDHIGFGFARYSTDRRWLVPHFEKMLYDNALLALAYLETRQATGKAVYSHVAREIFTWVLRDMTSPEGGFYSALDADSEGEEGRFYLWTPDQVREVLGAKEGEFFCRYFDITAGGNFEGRSIPNLIGRGEALFAAGTSGNESNDTAGDQRQPREQGGRAGGISGGGGCAKGSPEEDRLPGRGPTTLAGFGPATAARLAAAREKLFAAREKRVHPHRDDKILTAWNGLMIAALARGAWVLDEPAYAAAAARAARFILTHLRDAEGRLQARYREGQAAFPAYLDDYAFLTWGLIELYQATFETGYLREALALTRQMQELFRDEGGGYFFTPHGAGELPVRPREVYDGAIPSGNSVAALNLLRLARITGDSRLEEEAAAQVRALAGTVAEYPRGYSFYLCALDFYLGPVTEIVLAGERETEDTRALLRVLRAAYLPSAVLVLRPGGREGEEVTRLIPYTAGQKPVNGKATLYLCRNFACRAPVTTAGELEQWLASAGREAHGAGDTFNE, from the coding sequence GTGCCCGATCTGCGCCGTCCCAACCGTTTAATCCATGAAAAAAGCCCCTATCTGCTGCAGCACGCCTACAACCCCGTCGATTGGTATCCCTGGGGGGAAGAGGCCTTTGCCCGGGCCAAGCGGGAAGATAAGCCGGTATTTTTATCCATCGGCTATTCCACCTGTCACTGGTGCCACGTCATGGCCAGGGAATCCTTTAACGATGAAGAGGTAGCCGCCCTCCTCAACGATAGCTTTATCGCTATCAAGGTCGACCGGGAAGAACGGCCGGACATCGACCAGGTCTATATGGCCGCCTGCCAGGCCCTGACCGGCAGCGGCGGCTGGCCCCTGACTGTTTTCCTGACGCCGGAGAAAAGACCCTTTTATGCCGGCACCTATTTCCCCAAGCACAACCGGTACGGCAGGCCCGGCCTGGTGGAGCTTTTAAAGTTGATCCGGGAAAAATGGGCGACCCACCGCGAGGAGCTGGAAGAATCCGGCGCGGAATTGATACAACACGTGGCCGGCCAATTTGCCCCTACGCCGCCGGGAGAACCCGGGGCTCAGGTCCTGGAAAAGGGCTGGCAACAACTCCGGGCCGGTTTCGACCCTCTCTATGGCGGTTTCAGTGAAGCTCCTAAATTTCCCAGCCCCCACCAGCTTTTGTTTTTACTGCGTTACTGGAAAAGGTATGATGAAGCGGGCGCCCTGGCCATGGTGGAAAAAACCCTGCAGGCTATGTACTGCGGTGGCATTTACGACCATATCGGTTTTGGCTTCGCCCGCTATTCTACCGACCGCCGCTGGCTGGTGCCTCACTTTGAGAAAATGCTCTACGACAACGCCCTGCTGGCCCTGGCCTACCTGGAAACCCGGCAAGCAACGGGCAAAGCTGTCTACAGCCATGTCGCCCGGGAGATATTCACCTGGGTGTTGCGGGACATGACCAGCCCGGAGGGAGGATTTTACTCCGCCCTGGACGCCGATTCCGAAGGAGAAGAGGGCCGTTTTTACCTCTGGACACCCGACCAGGTCCGGGAGGTCCTCGGTGCTAAAGAGGGGGAGTTCTTTTGCCGTTACTTTGATATAACCGCCGGAGGTAACTTCGAGGGGCGCAGTATTCCCAATTTGATTGGCCGGGGAGAAGCCCTCTTTGCCGCCGGTACCAGTGGCAATGAGAGCAATGATACCGCTGGCGATCAGAGGCAGCCCCGGGAGCAAGGCGGGAGAGCAGGCGGCATTTCCGGCGGCGGGGGCTGCGCTAAAGGTAGTCCGGAGGAGGACCGGCTGCCCGGCCGGGGGCCAACCACCCTGGCCGGTTTTGGCCCGGCAACGGCGGCCCGATTGGCTGCGGCCCGCGAAAAACTCTTCGCCGCCCGGGAAAAGCGGGTCCATCCCCACCGGGACGATAAAATCCTCACTGCCTGGAACGGGCTGATGATCGCCGCCCTGGCCCGGGGCGCCTGGGTGCTCGATGAACCCGCCTATGCCGCGGCGGCCGCCAGGGCGGCCCGGTTTATCCTAACCCACTTGCGCGATGCGGAGGGGCGCCTGCAGGCCCGTTACCGGGAAGGCCAGGCTGCTTTCCCGGCCTACCTTGACGATTATGCCTTTCTCACCTGGGGGCTCATCGAACTCTACCAGGCCACCTTTGAGACAGGTTACCTCCGGGAGGCCCTGGCTTTGACGCGGCAGATGCAGGAACTCTTCCGGGACGAAGGGGGCGGCTACTTTTTTACCCCTCACGGCGCCGGGGAACTACCGGTCCGCCCCCGGGAAGTCTATGACGGCGCCATTCCCTCCGGCAATTCGGTAGCGGCCTTAAACCTGCTGCGCCTGGCCCGCATCACCGGGGACAGCCGGCTGGAAGAAGAAGCCGCAGCCCAGGTGCGTGCCCTGGCCGGAACGGTGGCCGAATACCCCCGGGGCTATTCCTTCTACCTCTGTGCCCTGGACTTCTACCTGGGGCCGGTAACAGAAATAGTCCTGGCCGGGGAACGGGAAACAGAAGATACCCGTGCCCTGCTCCGCGTGCTAAGGGCGGCCTACCTGCCCTCAGCCGTCCTGGTGCTGCGTCCCGGCGGCCGGGAGGGTGAGGAAGTAACCAGGCTCATTCCCTATACCGCCGGCCAGAAACCGGTAAACGGTAAAGCCACCCTATACCTGTGCCGCAACTTCGCATGCCGGGCGCCGGTTACGACGGCCGGAGAACTGGAGCAATGGCTAGCGTCTGCCGGACGGGAGGCTCATGGCGCAGGCGACACTTTTAACGAATGA
- a CDS encoding HEPN domain-containing protein: MYNPFEYRGFWWLPGKYNENVEGVLKYNPGEELVLELTGSLTDLKKVTEDIQHDIILGFSSNGKKITLYKCLSISLNVSMPGFPTQTFIASAAFIGEHFESIEEVRFKEVNVHYFYLEEWLRISGMNINVEQNNRERYFCIHYYQPDDIKVLIDNWILAIYFTVNYSRDRADGLKIKETAVVSFQFKEGLPFEEILNKIIGRWEDFFTFATGEAALPSAIKAFVEKDSKHRETEIVYRRINGSTTPKKLTYHDMLFTFRDIQEKFGAFLNNWFSKAEVLRPVYNLFFGLRYNPGGYLQYQFLTLAQALETYHRRTKCNYVRSPDKYEKMMNEILNSIPNKYVEWLKEKLKYSNEPTLRHRIRDIFKDFGLVVDKYIGDVKGFINEVVEARNYLTHYDKSKETEKGKDHSELYNLVKKLEVILDVCLLYELGFSLDKVEELLSRNPRYRNLLENIE; this comes from the coding sequence ATGTATAATCCATTTGAATATCGTGGATTTTGGTGGCTTCCTGGTAAATATAATGAAAATGTTGAAGGAGTATTAAAATATAACCCAGGCGAGGAACTCGTTTTGGAATTAACAGGGTCATTAACAGACCTTAAAAAAGTTACAGAAGATATACAGCATGACATTATCTTGGGTTTCTCTTCGAACGGGAAAAAAATCACATTGTATAAATGCTTAAGTATAAGTCTTAATGTCAGTATGCCGGGTTTTCCCACTCAAACGTTTATAGCAAGTGCTGCTTTTATAGGCGAGCATTTTGAGTCTATAGAAGAGGTAAGGTTTAAAGAGGTAAATGTACATTATTTTTACCTTGAAGAGTGGTTAAGAATAAGTGGAATGAATATTAATGTTGAGCAAAATAATAGAGAAAGGTATTTTTGTATACATTATTATCAACCCGATGATATAAAAGTATTAATTGATAATTGGATTCTAGCTATATATTTTACCGTAAATTATTCTAGGGACAGAGCTGATGGCCTCAAAATTAAAGAGACTGCTGTTGTTTCTTTTCAGTTTAAGGAAGGCCTACCTTTCGAAGAAATACTAAATAAAATTATAGGTAGATGGGAAGATTTTTTCACGTTTGCTACGGGGGAAGCTGCCCTTCCTTCGGCTATTAAAGCATTTGTTGAAAAGGACTCAAAGCATAGGGAGACAGAAATTGTTTATCGGAGGATAAATGGTTCTACCACTCCCAAAAAACTCACGTATCATGATATGCTTTTTACCTTTAGAGATATACAAGAAAAGTTTGGAGCCTTCCTAAATAATTGGTTCAGTAAAGCAGAAGTGTTAAGACCGGTTTATAATTTATTTTTTGGTTTGAGATATAACCCCGGGGGTTACTTACAATATCAGTTTTTAACTTTAGCGCAGGCCCTTGAAACCTATCATAGAAGAACTAAATGCAACTATGTACGTTCTCCAGATAAGTATGAGAAAATGATGAATGAAATATTAAATTCTATACCAAATAAGTATGTGGAGTGGTTGAAAGAAAAACTTAAGTATTCAAATGAACCAACACTACGTCATAGAATAAGGGATATATTTAAAGATTTTGGGTTAGTTGTTGATAAATATATTGGAGATGTGAAAGGATTTATCAATGAGGTAGTCGAGGCGAGAAACTATTTGACTCATTATGACAAAAGTAAGGAAACTGAAAAGGGGAAAGACCACTCCGAACTTTACAATCTTGTTAAAAAGTTAGAGGTCATATTAGATGTTTGTCTATTATATGAATTAGGATTTAGTCTTGATAAGGTAGAGGAACTACTAAGTAGAAACCCAAGATACCGTAATCTCTTGGAAAACATTGAATGA
- a CDS encoding M48 metallopeptidase family protein produces MAPLDKLEEVISEAVFRAEVATWARRIGVEPKEVHLRAMKRKWASCSSKGRLTFDPELLKQPAAFRAEVIVHELLHLRIPNHGPLFKAMLRAYLTKYGVNKIKVEGDLHANYST; encoded by the coding sequence CTGGCACCCCTTGATAAACTGGAAGAAGTCATTTCGGAGGCAGTTTTCCGGGCCGAGGTGGCCACCTGGGCCAGGCGGATCGGTGTTGAGCCGAAAGAAGTACACTTACGCGCCATGAAACGAAAATGGGCGAGTTGTTCCAGTAAAGGACGCTTAACCTTTGATCCAGAGTTGTTAAAACAGCCGGCAGCTTTCCGGGCTGAGGTAATTGTGCATGAACTGCTGCATTTAAGGATACCCAATCATGGGCCACTGTTTAAGGCGATGCTTAGGGCTTATCTGACGAAGTATGGTGTTAATAAAATTAAAGTTGAAGGTGATCTACATGCAAACTATTCAACGTAA